The Pleurocapsa sp. PCC 7319 genomic interval CCAAAAGTCACAAACTCAAGTACATCAAAGACTACAGGATAAGTTCGATACCATGATGCTGATAGGAGATGCCCAGAAATTACTCTCATTTATCCCCGCTACCAAAGTTAAATCCTTCGCTGCGATTATATTGACCCTTTATTCGATGATGTGGCGGAATGGAAGTTAATCCAGACCCACTGGCAAGATCTAATGCGGGTGGTACTGTCGATTAAAGCGGGAAAACTTTTACCTTCAACTGTTTTAAGGAAGTTGGGTAGTTATAGTCGGAAGAACAGGTTGTATCAGGCTTTTCGAGCTTTAGGTAAAGTTATACGTACTATGTATCTGCTGCGATTTATTTCCGATCGCGCTTTGCGTCGAGAGGTTAATGCCTGTACTAATATCGTTGAGAGCTATCATCATTTCTTGGACTGGCTGTTCTTTGGCAAAGATGGCGTAATTACAGACAATGACCCCGTAGAACAAGAAAAGCGGTTGAAGTATTTAGATTTGGTGGCTAGTGCGGTAATTCTCCAGAATACGGTAGATATGACTGGTGTAATTCGTTCTTTGAGTGCAGAGGGATTTAAGATTAATCGTCGGATGTTGGCAACTATGAGTCCTTATACCAACCGCAATCTCAAACGGTACGGGGATTACGTGGTGGATTTGAAGAACATTCCCCAACCATTTGAGGGGGCGATTAACCTGCCAGTAGATATTTTTGAAAGTCAGTCAGAGTAAGCTTTTGAGGGAGATGTTGCACTATTTTACATGTATCTCGGCTCTCCCCCATCTTGTTCTTCAAAAACTTCAATCGGATTCTAAGACGAGTCAAAGTAATAAAGGCATCAGTAAATTAATTCGTACTTTGGTTATAGCGACTCATGGTTGTAAGGTTTTTAAACACCATCCCCAAGTGGACGATATCAAGTATGAGCAATTTTGTCTTGAAGCTTTGGGTTTTGTTTCTGGATATCGTGAAATAATTCGGGGATATCTTAGCTTTCTCGGAGCCAAGATTACTGAAGCCCATCCCACTGTTGATAAGCCCAAGCAACCTTCAATTGAAAAATCAGTTGACTTATCCACTGATAACGATGACACCTATGACCAATCGATTAGCGAAGAGCCAGATTTGAGTTTGATCAATTCTCTTTTACCTAAGTAATCAATTTTTTGGCTGAATTAATCCTCTGGGGAGTTTCCCAAACCTCCATACCACTTCTTCTCCACCGCCTATTCACGATCACTTTAGCTATACTAAGTGATCGGTCAGGTGATTGTGTAACGCTCCGCCATAAGTAGTTGATTAAGCAACAAACAGTTTAATCTAACTCTTATGTCTGCTGAAGAATTTATGCAGACATAATTTCTTCAACCCTGAATTTAATATCTTGAGAAACTCAGGCACTCGATTCTTGCATAGGATTGATTCAGCAACGTGTTTTATTGATTTGAAGACAATTTAACTAAGTATTTACTGCGTCGTTGACGGTTATCCTTTTCCAACTGTGAGATCAACTCTTCCAACTCCAAGGAAGCTAACTCCAATTCCCGACGATGATGACGAGACTTAGAAACTGTTTGTGTTACCTGTTTAAGATCGGGTAGATTCTGCTGGTTCATGATAAACCCCAATCAGCTTTGATTTCTTGGACACTTCTTTCTAAAGCAGGAACGCGATTAGAAATTGTTGCCACTCTATCTGTCAATAACCCTAACATATCAGGAGTTATGGTGGGCTGTATCTCTGCGGTTCGCAAAAGCAATCGAGATATTTGAACGTAAAGGTCGGCTGCTTGCTGGGCAATCTCCGTCAACTCATCGAGAACTACAGCAGTTTGATTGGTTTCCCCATAACGTTCTAAAAGCATATACTCAGTGACTTTAGAATCATCTACGATCAAAAGAAGAGCTTGCTGTAATTTTTCGAGAGTAGATTTGAATTCGTTACTAATTTTGGCCATTATTGCCTTATTTATTTCGGCTCATCGGTTATCTGACCAATCTATCAAGCAGCAGTTGAATCGGATTTGGCTTTAGGTTCTTTCTTCTTGATTTCAAAAATATTGACCCCAGCTTCTACCAGTTCCACCACTCCATCAGGAGAGATACTCTTAACCTTCCCAGAAAGAGAAGCTACCCAGTTGTCCCAAGTATCCATCTTGCCGACAATTTTTTTCAAACTCTTGCGGTTCACCTCTGCCTTGACAGTGATCTTATTTTCTCCCTTGACTTCTATGACTACCTTCTTCCCTTCTTCTGGTAGATTTTGAGGGCGTTCGGTGAATTTGATAGTCAGTTCTGGTATTCTTCCTTGGATCATTTGGTATCTGGAAAAAGTTAACAATACAAGCTGATAGACAAGCTATATCTCTCAGCCTACCTTGGCACAGAACCGAAACCTCGAAAATTTTAGGTTCATTTAGCGTTATTTGATTTCTGATTTTAGGTGTTTAGTCTCAGGGTACATCCATCGGTATGAAACTGATTGGTTTTGATAACCATCGAAGGAGACTATTTAAAAGATTCTTTTGACCCTGTAATCCCATCACTATCTCTTTTAACACCGACACACCAACATCAAACGTTCCTAATACAAGGTCAAGATAAGGTTGGAGCTTATCTTGAGTGTTATCCGAGTCAGAATTAACCATTTCCAGGTCATCATCAGCTGTATCAACCCCGTCCTCTAATGTAAGAAGATTCTCTTTATTGGGGGGTGTGGATACAGTCGTCTTTGGGGGGTCGCTCCCGTAGAGGGACTGCATCCTAGCTTGATGCTGGCGCACATTTTCTTGTTGTTCCCTTTCTCTTTCAGCTTTCAGAAGACGCTGTTGTTCTCGATATTGCAACACCGACACAGCAAAAGCAATTGATTCAACTTCCAGACTCCGATAAGTAATCTGTTGACCACGACCTCCTTTTTTCCGAGAAGCGGTTGCTAGTCCCAGTTGATTAAGTAGTACTCCCACCAACCACAGCGGTTGACAATTTTTAGGAATAGTCAGGTTAAGAATAGCTTTCACATGGACGCGAGATGCAATAGCCACCTGAGTCATCCTGACGACATCGGGGTCAGTGGCACAGATTTCCTCTCCAGCCATCAAACGAGCTAAGAGCTTGGGCAAGCCCAGGTTGTGACGAGCTAACCACTTACTAGAGTAATTGTGCCAATCCATCGCCAGGGGAAGATAATCTCGTTCTCGTAGGTCTTTATCGGCAACTATCTGAGGTGGTGCGGGATATTTTCGACCAGTATCTGGGTCAATAATTTCCCCTGATGAGGGAGCTAAGAGGGATTCTAAAGCGATTAACTGACTGATGAGGAGTCCTCCTCCATCCCGTTTGACTAGCTCTGCGGTGACGGGCATTCCGTAATCTCTTTGAAGACGGTACTTCTCACACTCTACTATTTCTTCTGGTGAGAGATACTCTTGAGCTTGACGGGCGAGATACACTTGGGGACTAATATTGGCGGCATTAACTACGGCTAATTGGTGGGCAGTATCTAAATACTGACCGGCTTCTTTTAATTTAGTTTGGACCACAGCATCTGATTCGCTCTCTACAGTAGTAATGTTATATGCCATCTCTTCGAGTAGAGTCATCAGCTCGTCCCTTAGATTATTGATGGAATAATTACGTTGGGCTTCAATCTCACAGTAGGCATCTAAAGCCCAATCTTTTTCTACCCCTCTGGTGCCATTCTCTTTGTCAATGCGAATCAAGAAAGCAGTCATCTGATTGAGGTCTAACATCTGTTGCTTAATCTTGTGGGCATTGGTTTCTTGGTAACCAAAGGGAGGACGAGGTGCGACCCAGATATGTAATGCCACTAAATGACGATAGCGGTGTAGTGCTTGGGCACATTCTGTTGCTGATTGAGATACAGCATGGAAAGCACCAAAGACGGCATCAAAGTGATAATCACAAATATCAACTCCTGTTCCCAAACTGGGAGAAGCGAGTAGGGCATCAACGTTTTTCACCTCTTTTGAGATATCTTTGATGAATGCCTTATTCTCTTCACTACCACTATTATCCGCATGAATTGACCAGATGCGGAGTTGATTAGTAACGGAGTTACCAAGCTCGTCAGGTTCAAAAAGACATCCCTGGTCATCAACCTGGACGGTCATGGTGGTTTCTAACTTTTTAATAAATTTCTTAGAATCAGAAACCACCATACTTTTCAGTCCCAACATTAAGGCAGTGGATACTTTAGCAACCAAGGCGCTGCTATCCTGGCCCTCGTAGAAATAAACCTCCCTTCCTGGCTGTTGGTATTCATTCTTAATAATGAAAGGTACTTCCCCTTTAGGGCGCATGGCGCGGAAGAAATTGAGTGTGACATCATTCATGTGAGCATCAGCCAGGACAACTAATTTAGCCTTACCGATGATGTACTCTAAAACCTCTAAAATCTCTGCTCGATGTTCTTTACAGGTCTTACTGTGGAGCAGGTGAGCTAGATTCTGACAGGCTTCATCAATAAAGACACAACCGTATTCATTAAATTGGGTTTGTAGTTTGTAGAGGCTGTCTACGGTAATCGAGAGACTGACAGCTTTGGCTAATTGACCTTGAGAGATTTCCGAGTACATCTGAGTTGATAATCGCTCGGAGAGATTCTTCATCAGATTGACCCGATGCCCGATATTAAGGAAACGCTCAGTAGGATACTCTTGGCGGAGTCTGGCCAACAGTTCAGTTTTCCCTGTTCCCATACCACTCCAAAGAGCTACTAGTCCAGATGAAGGTAAGCGGATGGCATCACTCAGATAGCGAGTATTGACGACCACATTAGGGGGATATTTACTACTGAGTCCCCAGCTGTTTCTACGGGATTTTCGTAGATAATCCTTGAGAGATAGAGCAGCTTTAATAATCTTGGTAATCAGTGATTTAGCTCGTTTACCCTTAGCTGTGACAAAATCATCAACCCCTTTCTCTGCTCCTTCGGGGAGAGATGCCACTTGGCAGGATGCACCAGCAGCTTCAATTGCCCGACCAGTGAGAAGAGTCGCCTGATGAACCGCTCTTCTAGTGCTGGGTTGCTCGTCGTTATCAAAGAGAATGATGAATTTACGCCCTGGTTGAACCATTGGCAATAAGTCAGGATGTAATTGGTTCTTTTGTTGACCCTTACCCCTACCCATCCAAA includes:
- a CDS encoding transposase, producing the protein MDPLFDDVAEWKLIQTHWQDLMRVVLSIKAGKLLPSTVLRKLGSYSRKNRLYQAFRALGKVIRTMYLLRFISDRALRREVNACTNIVESYHHFLDWLFFGKDGVITDNDPVEQEKRLKYLDLVASAVILQNTVDMTGVIRSLSAEGFKINRRMLATMSPYTNRNLKRYGDYVVDLKNIPQPFEGAINLPVDIFESQSE
- a CDS encoding plasmid replication protein, CyRepA1 family; its protein translation is MAYPIEHSQHEDSQLDQIATHHLAEWRSSSVDDQLTTLNLLSLKGTEPKNHLFCHLPNSERRNDGRVRDKWLARYAHTEAGGWWVSGLNPHNGWQRWDWGRFKPDLPRIDREKNKPIKYESPPKGDSHVTYFDVPPHIWDKVAKRYGLKRYRSPLTLRLADKIPPKHSQCYSLTSTGQRQSLSDCLRNGVNASFLPQNLQSPPKPNPQSADPYCFWSWVQKHSEIPMILAEGEKKAACLLSLGFVAIALPGIWMGRGKGQQKNQLHPDLLPMVQPGRKFIILFDNDEQPSTRRAVHQATLLTGRAIEAAGASCQVASLPEGAEKGVDDFVTAKGKRAKSLITKIIKAALSLKDYLRKSRRNSWGLSSKYPPNVVVNTRYLSDAIRLPSSGLVALWSGMGTGKTELLARLRQEYPTERFLNIGHRVNLMKNLSERLSTQMYSEISQGQLAKAVSLSITVDSLYKLQTQFNEYGCVFIDEACQNLAHLLHSKTCKEHRAEILEVLEYIIGKAKLVVLADAHMNDVTLNFFRAMRPKGEVPFIIKNEYQQPGREVYFYEGQDSSALVAKVSTALMLGLKSMVVSDSKKFIKKLETTMTVQVDDQGCLFEPDELGNSVTNQLRIWSIHADNSGSEENKAFIKDISKEVKNVDALLASPSLGTGVDICDYHFDAVFGAFHAVSQSATECAQALHRYRHLVALHIWVAPRPPFGYQETNAHKIKQQMLDLNQMTAFLIRIDKENGTRGVEKDWALDAYCEIEAQRNYSINNLRDELMTLLEEMAYNITTVESESDAVVQTKLKEAGQYLDTAHQLAVVNAANISPQVYLARQAQEYLSPEEIVECEKYRLQRDYGMPVTAELVKRDGGGLLISQLIALESLLAPSSGEIIDPDTGRKYPAPPQIVADKDLRERDYLPLAMDWHNYSSKWLARHNLGLPKLLARLMAGEEICATDPDVVRMTQVAIASRVHVKAILNLTIPKNCQPLWLVGVLLNQLGLATASRKKGGRGQQITYRSLEVESIAFAVSVLQYREQQRLLKAEREREQQENVRQHQARMQSLYGSDPPKTTVSTPPNKENLLTLEDGVDTADDDLEMVNSDSDNTQDKLQPYLDLVLGTFDVGVSVLKEIVMGLQGQKNLLNSLLRWLSKPISFIPMDVP